GGGCCGGGGAATTGAACACCGGCGACAACACCACGGCCCTGTCCCTGGCCGGGCTGTCCACGAAAAAGGTGACGATTTCCACCTTCGCCGGCGGGGACACCAGCCAGACCCTGTCCGGATATTACAATTCCCTGGTGGGCCTGGTGGGCGTGGACACCCAGAACGCCGAGTACAATTATCTGTATCAATCCGCCCTGGCCGATGAACTGGCCTCACGCCAGGATTCGGTTTCGGCTGTGAGCCTGGACGAGGAAATGTCCAACCTGATCCGGTTCCAGCAGTCCTACCAGGCGGCGGCCAAGCTCATCAGCACGGCCGACGAGATGTTCCAGACGATTCTTGGGATGAAGTCCTAGTGTTGCGTCCCTTAAAAAATACGCCAGTATTTTTTAAGAAAAAACAAGTCGTTCAGGTTGTTGATTTGAAAAGTCGTGTACGCCAGGTTCGAGGACAAGACCCTAGGGCAGGCACGGGAGGATATACATCATGATCATGCGCGTCACGCAACGGGGGATGTATTCCAACGTCCTGCAGAATATGAACTCCTCCCTTTCCCAGCTCATGGAGTCCAACATCCAGTCGTCGAGTCAACAGCGGATCAACAAGCCTTCCGACGATCCTATCGGTACGGTTCGGGTCTTGAACGGCCGCGACACCCTGTCCTCTCTTGGCCAATACCGCGAGAACATCTCCATGGCCGAGGGCTGGCTCAGCCTGGCCGACTCCACCATGACCTCGGTGAGCACCGTGCTCACCAGCATCAAGGAACTGGCCGAGCAGGCCTCCTCCGGCACCCTGACCGACGAGAATAGGGAACAGATCAGCTACGAGATGCGCCAGCTTTTCGAGCAGCTCATTTCCCTGGCCAATACCACCTATCAGGGCAGTTCCATCTTTGCGGGGCATAAGACCGACACCCCGGCCTTCGAGGAAACCCTGTGGATGACCAGCAACGACGAGGCCCTGTCCGAGACGTCGTTCACCATCACAGGAGACTCGGATTCCACGATCCTGGTGCAGTTCTCCGAATCCGGAAGCCTGTCCGACGTGCCTCCCCCTGCCTTCCGCTATTCCTCCGACGGCGGCGAAACCTGGGCCGAGGGAACCTACAGCGCCACCGCCCCGGCCGGACAGGTGCGCCTGGAACTGGGCGATTCCGTCACCCTGGACCTGGACGCCACGGCCAGCGTCACGGCCAGCGAGGATGAAAACGACACGGACGGCACCTGGCTGTGGATACGCCCCACGGCCGTCTATCAGGGCGACGATGCCGACTCTTCGGAGGTCGACCCCCTCTACAACACCAGCGTCACGGGAACGGCCGACGGCACGTTTAAAGACAACGTGGTGGTCCGTGTGGACGAGGCCGTGGACATGTCGGCCTCCGGGGCCAGCTTCACCTATTCGTACAGTTCCGACGGCGGGCTGACCTGGTCCGAAGGGCACACCTCGAGCGCCATTGCCTCGGGCAGCGCCATGTTACCCATCCCCGGCGGGATATTGACCCTGACCAGCGCCACGGGGGCGGCCATCCCGGCCGGAGGGCAGTTTGTGGTGCGGCCACGCACGGCCGACATCGACGTCCAGATCTCCTCCAACCAGACCGTGACCATCAACGGCGTGGGCAAGGATATTTTCGGCGGCGTGTACGCCGATCCCTCGGGGGACGGCAGTTATGAGGCGGTGACCATTAACGGGAGCCTGACCGCCAATGTCTTTGAAACCGTGGGCAAGCTTGTGGGCTACCTGGAGACCAACAACCAGTCGGGGTGCCAGGAGTGCCTGGCCGACTTGACCGACTCCCAGCAGTCCATCCTGAATTATGCGGCCAGCGTGGGCGGCCGGGAGAACCGGCTGACGGCGGCGGACACCTTCCTGGAAAATCTCGAAGCCAACGTCACGGAACAGGTGAGCAGTGTGGAGGATGTGGATCTGGCTGCACTCCTGGTGAAGATTTCCCAGCAGGAATTGGCGTATCAGTCCGTTCTCAAGTCCTCGGCCACCATTATGGAACTGAGCCTGATGAACTACGTGTAGAGCGATGAGGCGTGCGCAGGGGGGCTGCAAAGAAAGACGCGAGGCCGGGAAATCCGTGGGCGAGCAGCTGTTTCTGTTGACACGGCTCCCAAGTGGCGAATAGACATGCTGTCACGCGGACGGCGTTTCTCGCCTGAGCGAAACCTGTTTCCATCAAACGGGGCATTGATGCTCATACTTACCCGACGCCCGGGAGAAAGCCTGCACCTGGGCGACAACATCAAGATCACCGTGCTTGGCGTACAGGGCAAGCAGATCAAGATCGGTCTCGACGTCCCGCACGACATGCAGGTCTATCGTGAAGAGGTGTACCTGCGGATTCTCGAACAGAACAGGCAGGCCATGCAGGCAAGCGACCAGGACGTTTTCGCCGCGGCGGACATATGGCACAAGAAAACGAAAGAATAATCCAGTCCCGGGTGGGAGAGGTGGGCGTGCCCCCGGAACGGGTCATCCGTTTCCCCAGGGGGCTGATCGGTTTCGAACACCACAAGGAATTCACCCTCATTCATTTGAAGGAGGATTCGCCGTTTCATTTGCTGCAAAGCATGGACGATCCCAAGCTGGGACTTTTGGTGGCCGATCCGTACAGTTTCATGACCGAATACGAGGTGGTGGTCGGCGAGGCCGACCGGCGTATCCTCGGGGTGGACGATCGGCGCAAGGTGGCGGTGTTCGTCACCGTGAGCATCCCCGTGGGGCGTCCGGAACTGACCACCCTGAACTTGAGCGGTCCCCTGGTCATCAACTATGAAACGCGCATCGGGCTGCAGGTTCCCCAAACCGACGCCAAGTATCCCAGCCATTTCATGCCCGGGGCGGCGGCGGGCCAAAATGGAACGCCGTCCGAATCCTCCGAATCCTCCGGAGAAACCGAGGAGAAATAGACCGTCGCGCAGGTTGCGGCGCAGACCATACAAGTGACAAAGCCCCGGTTTTTCGAAACCGGGGCTTTTTTATCCGTCTGTCCCGGTCGTGCGCCGGGCTTTTTTCTGTGCGGTCACAAAAACGGCGCCTCCCCCTCGCGGAAGGCGCCGCCGTCATTTCATGAAGCCGTAAAGGATCAGGACAGAAGGTCGATCTCGGACAGGAGCATCTTTTCGGCGATCTTGTGGGAATCGGGCTGATATTCGCCGGATTCCACCTGGGCCTTGAGCTCCGCCACCCGATCCGCGCGCACGTCGGACGAACTCTGGGCGTCGCGCACGGCCTGGGAAAAGAGCCTGGCATCGCCCGAAAGGGTGACCGTGTCTGCGGAGCCGCTGGTCTGGCCGGACTTGCCGCCCTTGGCGTTTCCGGACACCTCGCCCGACTGGCCGGAACCCACCCGGTTCTGCCCGTAAAGCTTTCCTGTTCCGAAGATGTCGTTGATATCCATAATCGCCCCCTCCCGGAGACTCGCTCCGGTTGCACATCTTATCGGCAGCGCACCCATGAAAGATTAGAGCATGGTGTCGTCAACTTTCACCAAGGCCACTTCCCACAGCTTTTGCAGGAAAATGGTCCGGTTATCCCCCGTCAGTTCCTCGGGGGGGGCATCCTCACGCAAAACAAAGATCTGCAAGTCCTGTTCCTCGGGGGGTAGGCGTAGAGAAAACGTTCGCCGAAATCCTCCTCGATCTGCTCCTTGATGTCCGCCACCACGGGATTCTCGCTGCCGGTGACAATGAGATTCTCCATGATTTCGGCGGTCACCCGCTCCACAAGCTCGCGGCGCTTGGCTTCCCGGGAGATGGTCGCCTCGTCCTCGGCCCCGGTGGCGCGCAACATGCGGCGATAGCGGGCCAGCCGCCGGGCGGTGGTGGCCTGCTTGCCATAGGTGCGAAGCATGTTGCGGACGTCGTAGGCGGTGGCGGGCACGGTCTTTTCCTCCTCTCCCGTCATCTTTTATCGGCATAACCCCAGGCGTTCTTTAGCCCGCGCCCGTCAAAAAAGCCATGTCGGATTCCCGACGCGATCCGCGCGGCGGCGACGGCGAAAAGGGCCGGTCGCCACACTTCCCGGACGATACATTTTATCATACACTTGGCGGCAAGGAAAACAGACACATGCCGACAAAAGTCGCAAGCATCCTCCTCGTCTACAAGACCGACGCCCCCAAGGCCCACGCCCTGGCCCTGGAGATCGCGGGCTGGCTCTCCGACGCCGGAGTGGCCACGCTTTTGCGCGAAAGCCAGACCGACCCCGCCATCTGGCCCGTACCGCGCGGGCGGGGAGCGGACCCGGCCCGGGAGCCCGATCTGGCCATCCTGCTTGGCGGAGACGGCACACTTTTGAGCGAGGCCCGCAAAACCAGGGTGGGGGAGTTGCCTATCCTGGGCATCAACCTCGGCCGTGTGGGTTTTTTGACCTCCCTTGGCCCGAAAAACTGGCGGCCGGCCCTTCTCGGCATCCTGAAAAACGGCTTTCACAGCGTCACCCGTCTGTGCCTGGATGTCTGCGTGGTCCGCGACGGGGAGAAGGTGTTCGCCTCCAGGGCCATCAACGACGCGGTCATCGGACGGGGGGCCATGGCCAGGCTGGTGGAATTGCGCCTGGAATACGATGGGGAGTACGTCTGCGACCTGCGCGCCGACGGGCTCATCGTGGCCACCCCCACCGGGACCACGGCCTATTGCGTGTCGGCCGGCGGGCCCCTGGTGCATCCCGATCTGGAGGCCTATTGCGTGACCCCGGTGTGCCCGTTCCAGACCGACCTGAAACCGATGGTGCTGCCTTCCTTCGCCCCCATCAGCGTGACCACCCTGGACACCGGGGCGGACATGCATCTGACGGCGGACGGCCAGGAGGGCTTCCCCCTGCGCCCCAGGGACCAGATCCATGTGACCCGGTCCGCCCGCGGCCTGACCCTGGTGACCCTTCGCGAGGACACCTATTTCGAAAAACTTCGGCGCAAAGGCTTTGTCGGGCAACGATGATCGACACCTCAGACGCTTCGTCCGGCGGGCGTTTTTCTTCCGCCCTGGACATCCGTTATGGCCGGGATCCCTATCTTGACGCCTGGATCCTGCACTTCATGACCGAAAACAGCATCGAATACACCATTGATCCGGCCAAAAACGCCTCCCCGGAGCAGTTGCGGTTCATGGTGTCCCTGGACCCGGATCAGGTGTACGTGCCCTGCACCGATGAGATGCTGACGTATCTTTTGGACAAGCGCCTGGAGCCGCCGCTTCTGCGCCAGTACAACGAGCGCTGGGACCGCATCGTGCGCCTTATCGAGGACTGCAAGGCCGACGACTACACCAAAAAGCGGGTGATGGCCCTGTGCGAGCATAAATACCGCCAGGCCCTGACCCACCCCACGCTCATTCCGTCGCGGCTCATGAAACGCCTCAATACCATTTTCCTGACCCAAAGCGGCCAGGACGACCCCAGCCGGGAGCGCAAGCGCCTGCTCAACCGCCGGGCCTTCGCCTTCGTGCAGCGGCCGGAGTTCAAGGATCTGCTGTATGCCTGCCCCGGGGAAGTGATGGCCTGCCGCACCATTCCGGACATGCGTTTTGAGCTCGACAGCCTGGAGCTCAAGCGGCTTTTCTCCCTGTCCTGCTGGCCGCGCATCTGGGAGCAGGACGGTCCCGCACCGTCCCGCGAGGAACTGGCCCGGGAGATGGTCGGTGGAACCGAGGCCTTCGAGGCCCTGCGCACCCTCTTCAACCCCCACCGCCACGGCGAGATGAAGATCCTGTACCTGCCCGACGTTTCGGGGGGATTTGTCATCGACCTGCTGTTCATCCGCACGCTTTTGCGCATGGGGCACCGGGTGATCGTGGCCCTCAAGGAGGGATTTTATTTCGACGCCCCCACCTTCTGGGACGCCGAGGAGGATCCCCTTTTGACCAGCGTCCTGGCCGGGGCCTATTTCCTGGAGGACAACCGGGCCGGGAAAAACGAACTGCTGCGCATCATCCGGGAAAACCCCCTGGTGGTCATCTCCGACGGCACCCGGGAGCGCCTGAACCTGCACCGGGTCAGCGTGACCTTCGCCCGGACCTGGAAGGAGGCGGACCTGGTCATCGCCAAGGGGGAGTTCAACCACCGCCGCCTGCTGCTGACCAGCCACCAGTTCACCCGGGACATCCTGAGCTTTCGCCGGGACGGCGAGGGGGGATTTCACCTGGAGCTCAAGAAAAAGGCCCCGGGAACCCGCAAATTCACCGAGGCCGACATCAAGGCCAAGGCCGAGGAGATCATCCAGGGCATGCGTTCGGCCCGGCTGGCCGGGAAAAGCGTCATGTTCTACAGCGCCATCATCGGCAGCATCCCGGGCCAGACCCAGAAGGCCATCGCCGTGGTCAACGCCTTCATCGCCCACCTGCGGGAGCGCCTCACCGGGACCATCATCATCAATCCCGCCGAGCATTTCGAGGAGGGCATGGACGCCGACGACCTGATGTTCATGTGGGAGCGGGTGCAGCGGTGCGGGCTGATCGACGTGTGGCGCTTCCAAAGCCATTCGGACATCGAAAAGAGCTTCGAACTGATGGGCCAGCCCGTGCCTCCGGCCTGGGCGGGCAAGGACGCCACGTTCTCCACGGGCTGCACCAAGGAAATGCACATCGCCCTGTCCATGCAGTCCAAGCAGCCGGAACTCCAGATCATCGGCCCCGAACCGGAGAAGTTTTTCCGTCGTCGCGAATACGGCGTGGGCAAGTTCTGCGACGCGGCCATCTCCTGCGAATAATACCGTCCGATCCCCCGGGCGTCGCGGTCATTTTGACGCGTCCCGGGGGATTTTTGCGTCCGTGGCGTCAGTGGAGTCCGGGGCAGCGTGTGCTTTCCAGGCTGAAGACACGGGAAGCCCTTGGCACGTGCTGCGGGATGGAGATGTGGAGGACGCGGCGGAAGCCCCGATGATGTTTTTGTCCGTCCGGGTGGAAAGGAACTATTTTCGACGAAGATTATAGGGAATATGTCTTTGTCGCCGGAATGCCTGGTAATGGATATGGATGTCTGGTGGAAACGCGCCTGAAAGGTGAATCGCGCCCTTGACTTCGGATACATGATACTTGATATCCGTGTCGGCATCGTCTTGCAACACCGGGGCTGCCCAGCGGATATGTCGGCCTGGCTGCGCACCCTGTTGCGTGCGCGTTGCAGCGATGATCCTTCCGGGGAGAGGGCGTTGCTTCGGAAGGCCGCTTCCCGAAATCCGTGAGCCGACGGCATGCGGACGTGACGCATGACGCCGGGTGGGGCATGCATGTCGGCCTGGCGCCTCGGTGCGGCCCTTTGTATCGGCGCGCCTATCCGGCCATTGGGATCGGTGAAACCTTGGCATGGGGGCGCATTCTTACGCGCAACAGGGCGCATTTTTTTACGAAACCGACGCGGGATGGACAAACCGGCAAGGACGGGCGGACATGAAGAAAATGCTGGGCATGCTGTTTCTGGCGGGAGTGATGCTGCTTTCCGGGCAGACGGTGCTGGCCGACATGGTGGGTGAAAAATTTTCCCAGACCGAGGCCTTTCAGCAGTATGTGGCCACGCAAAAGAGGCTTGAAGAGCAGGACGCCAGGCTGGACAAGGAACTCAGCGCCGCCCGGGACGCACTGCGGAAATCCAACGTCTCGGCGTTCCAGGCATTCCATGATGCGCTGCGAGCCAGTGAAATTTTCATGTACATTTTCATGGTCACCAAGACGACGTTCGTTTGCATCGTTCTGCTGAGCTTCGCTTTTATGGTGTTTTATATTTACTATTTGATACGATTCAACCCAATGAAATGGAAACTCATGACCTCGGGGGGCACCCTGCGGCGGCTCTGGAAGAGACTCATGCAGCGTAACAGTCTGGCCGGGATGGTGTTCCTTTTGGCGGTATGCCTTCCAGGGGTCTCCCTGGCCAAGACGAACGTCCTTCAAGACATCAAGATGTATTATTCCGGCAATGAGTTCGAAAAGGGATATGTGCTGTGCAAATATTCCGACGGGAAGACCACCCTGGGCTATACGGAGGTCAACGGCGTGGCGGTGATCCCCCGGCCTGAGCCGGGGTTTGACCTGACCTATGATGTCATGGCCCATTCGCAGGGCCTGGGCCTTGGGGTTGCGGCCGAGGACTTCGAGCCGCTGTACGAGCAGGCCAAAACCGATGCCCATCGCGCCCTGGTTTTTTCGCTCCTGGCCAGAACAGGCAAGGACGTGGCCAACGCAGGCGCCATGCGTCTGGTGACCGCCATCATCTCCCGGCGGGGGCAGGATATTGAGGTGTCCATCGAGCGTTTCAAGGCCCTTCTTGCCGCCTTTGCCGACAGCAACAACCGCCTTTTGGCCAACGGGCTGGTCCGTCTGTTCCTGGAAAAATCCGTGGACCGGGTTAAAAATCTGGCCGGGTTGGACAGCCTGGTGGATCTGGCCGTGGACAACGAGGCCTTCGAGATCATCCGGGAGGCCACGGCCAGCGCCATGAAGTCCCTTCCCAGTCGGCTGCCCTTCATCGAATCCGTGTATGCCGCCAGGATTTATTTCAAGATCGACAAGGACATGGCCCGGCACTATTTCCAGAACATTCGTTCCGACTTTCCGGAATTTCTCAAGTCCGAGGCGATACGCGTCAAATTGGAGGAGCTTTTCAAGGAGATGGCTTCCGTGGTGGCGTTTTTACCGCTGTACGACAACGACGCCCTGTATACCGCCCTGAGGCGTCAGCCCAACGAACTGCGGGTGGCCATAACCGGCTTTTTCGACACCGTGGACCCGGCCCTGGCCGCCGTGGCCTACAACAGCATCGGCATGGAACCCGGGGATCTGGTGTTCCGAAATCCCGACATGCTTGCGCTGCTGGCCAGATTGACGAGCGTCTATAAAAAGGACGCCCCTGCGGAGTTCCTCAATTCTCTGAAGCGGGCCGTGGTGGAATACGACGTGCCGTATTCCGGGGAACAGTTGCTGGCGGCGGTGGAAAAGGTGCGCCAGAACCCCTCGGGCTTCATCGAAAGCGTCCTGACCCAGGACATGAACACGGATTGCCGATTCAACAGGAATTCCAACCTGATCATGGCCTTCATCAAGGCCCTCACCCCGGAGCAGATCACGGCCTTCGAGAGCTATTTCGTCAAGAAGTCCGCGTTGCACGAGGAGATACTGGACTACCTGTTTACGAAGGAAAAAGGCGCGTTTTACCGGCTCCTGGTCAACCTCTACGCCGCAGACGCCGGGAGCGTGGCCATGCTGGAGTTTCCAAACGACATCATGGATCTGAAGACCATGGCCCCGGCCTTTTCCAAGGAATCGCTCAAACTGTTCGCCACACTTCCTGCGGGGTATTTTGTCGCCCACCATGCCTTGTCCAGGCCAACACCCGATGTCCGGCTGGCCAAACAGGCGCTTGTTCCGGAATTCGACGAGTTGTTTCAACGATTTTTGTCCCAGGAAAAACAGGAACTTTCAGAAAAGGACGCCATCACCGGGCTGATCCTTTTGACCCTGGCGGAAAAGCCGGGGGCAACGGTTTTTGCGGATGAGGCGTTTGTTTTGGGAAAGATGTTGGCCGGGTATTTCGACGCCAGCAAGCATGCGGAACTGTCCAAGCGG
Above is a genomic segment from Desulfolutivibrio sulfodismutans DSM 3696 containing:
- the flgL gene encoding flagellar hook-associated protein FlgL, translated to MIMRVTQRGMYSNVLQNMNSSLSQLMESNIQSSSQQRINKPSDDPIGTVRVLNGRDTLSSLGQYRENISMAEGWLSLADSTMTSVSTVLTSIKELAEQASSGTLTDENREQISYEMRQLFEQLISLANTTYQGSSIFAGHKTDTPAFEETLWMTSNDEALSETSFTITGDSDSTILVQFSESGSLSDVPPPAFRYSSDGGETWAEGTYSATAPAGQVRLELGDSVTLDLDATASVTASEDENDTDGTWLWIRPTAVYQGDDADSSEVDPLYNTSVTGTADGTFKDNVVVRVDEAVDMSASGASFTYSYSSDGGLTWSEGHTSSAIASGSAMLPIPGGILTLTSATGAAIPAGGQFVVRPRTADIDVQISSNQTVTINGVGKDIFGGVYADPSGDGSYEAVTINGSLTANVFETVGKLVGYLETNNQSGCQECLADLTDSQQSILNYAASVGGRENRLTAADTFLENLEANVTEQVSSVEDVDLAALLVKISQQELAYQSVLKSSATIMELSLMNYV
- a CDS encoding NAD(+)/NADH kinase, giving the protein MPTKVASILLVYKTDAPKAHALALEIAGWLSDAGVATLLRESQTDPAIWPVPRGRGADPAREPDLAILLGGDGTLLSEARKTRVGELPILGINLGRVGFLTSLGPKNWRPALLGILKNGFHSVTRLCLDVCVVRDGEKVFASRAINDAVIGRGAMARLVELRLEYDGEYVCDLRADGLIVATPTGTTAYCVSAGGPLVHPDLEAYCVTPVCPFQTDLKPMVLPSFAPISVTTLDTGADMHLTADGQEGFPLRPRDQIHVTRSARGLTLVTLREDTYFEKLRRKGFVGQR
- the fliW gene encoding flagellar assembly protein FliW, which gives rise to MAQENERIIQSRVGEVGVPPERVIRFPRGLIGFEHHKEFTLIHLKEDSPFHLLQSMDDPKLGLLVADPYSFMTEYEVVVGEADRRILGVDDRRKVAVFVTVSIPVGRPELTTLNLSGPLVINYETRIGLQVPQTDAKYPSHFMPGAAAGQNGTPSESSESSGETEEK
- a CDS encoding ARMT1-like domain-containing protein, which gives rise to MIDTSDASSGGRFSSALDIRYGRDPYLDAWILHFMTENSIEYTIDPAKNASPEQLRFMVSLDPDQVYVPCTDEMLTYLLDKRLEPPLLRQYNERWDRIVRLIEDCKADDYTKKRVMALCEHKYRQALTHPTLIPSRLMKRLNTIFLTQSGQDDPSRERKRLLNRRAFAFVQRPEFKDLLYACPGEVMACRTIPDMRFELDSLELKRLFSLSCWPRIWEQDGPAPSREELAREMVGGTEAFEALRTLFNPHRHGEMKILYLPDVSGGFVIDLLFIRTLLRMGHRVIVALKEGFYFDAPTFWDAEEDPLLTSVLAGAYFLEDNRAGKNELLRIIRENPLVVISDGTRERLNLHRVSVTFARTWKEADLVIAKGEFNHRRLLLTSHQFTRDILSFRRDGEGGFHLELKKKAPGTRKFTEADIKAKAEEIIQGMRSARLAGKSVMFYSAIIGSIPGQTQKAIAVVNAFIAHLRERLTGTIIINPAEHFEEGMDADDLMFMWERVQRCGLIDVWRFQSHSDIEKSFELMGQPVPPAWAGKDATFSTGCTKEMHIALSMQSKQPELQIIGPEPEKFFRRREYGVGKFCDAAISCE
- the flgM gene encoding flagellar biosynthesis anti-sigma factor FlgM, which encodes MDINDIFGTGKLYGQNRVGSGQSGEVSGNAKGGKSGQTSGSADTVTLSGDARLFSQAVRDAQSSSDVRADRVAELKAQVESGEYQPDSHKIAEKMLLSEIDLLS
- the csrA gene encoding carbon storage regulator CsrA; amino-acid sequence: MLILTRRPGESLHLGDNIKITVLGVQGKQIKIGLDVPHDMQVYREEVYLRILEQNRQAMQASDQDVFAAADIWHKKTKE